The genome window ATAGATTATAGGCTTTTATGTTGCCGGCATTTACCATTACATATGCGTTATTGAAGCCCTTTCTTTTTATTATGCCCAGAGTATGATTCAAAAGCTCCTTCGCATGCCCTTGTTTCCTGTATTTCTTAACGATGCCGAAATTTACGATATATGGTTTTGGATTCGAGGATTTTTCTATAATTATCTGGGAATAACCTGCTGTGATCCCATCAATATTAAGGAAAAAGCACCCGTCATCAATAAAAAAATCCTGCTTTTCTTCATATAATATATCATTTACACTGCAGTCCACATGTTCATCGGAATCAGAAAAAATAGAATTTTGCACTTCTGCTCTTTTAAGTTCATCTATTCCCCTTTTAAAAGTTATGATCTTTGGATCATCCATATATATTTCCTTAAAATTGTTGAGATTTATTTGCATCTCGTACATTATCTTAATAGGCTTCAGGTCAAACAATGCCACCAGCTTCTTATCTCTTTTTCCCCTGGAAGCTAACTTGCAGTATTTGTATTTCTTTCTGAAAAAGCCTTTATTGATGGATTCAATCAGCATACAGTAATTTGAATAATTACAGTAGTCCTTTTCTATGAAAATATCATCGATGTCTATTACATTATTACCAAAAAAAGAATAAGATTTTGAGAATATTACATATCCCTTTAGCCTTTTATTTATGGACAGCAGATATATTTCAAAATTGTTAAAACTGTAAAAAGTTTTATCTTCGGTATTTTTCTTTTCTTCATCGAAATGAATCTTATGAGCTTTGCAATAAAGCTTATATAAATCCGACTCATATTTTTCTTTATACTTAAGTATACTCACATTAATCCACCAACTTCATTAGCAAGGTCTAAAAC of Clostridiales bacterium contains these proteins:
- a CDS encoding GNAT family N-acetyltransferase, which translates into the protein MSILKYKEKYESDLYKLYCKAHKIHFDEEKKNTEDKTFYSFNNFEIYLLSINKRLKGYVIFSKSYSFFGNNVIDIDDIFIEKDYCNYSNYCMLIESINKGFFRKKYKYCKLASRGKRDKKLVALFDLKPIKIMYEMQINLNNFKEIYMDDPKIITFKRGIDELKRAEVQNSIFSDSDEHVDCSVNDILYEEKQDFFIDDGCFFLNIDGITAGYSQIIIEKSSNPKPYIVNFGIVKKYRKQGHAKELLNHTLGIIKRKGFNNAYVMVNAGNIKAYNLYKGFGFHKVSTLCCYLFKY